The Acidobacteriota bacterium genomic interval TTTCGCACATTCCGATGCATCCATCGACACAGGTAACGCACATTCCGCTTATAGATACTATAGAACCTTCTGTTCTATTCTTTGTTAATGTTGCTGCTGTAGCATTAATTCTTGATAATGACATTTTTCCTCCTAATTAATTTTCATTTTTAAATTTTTAATAAAATCTATGTATAGAATGTAAGTCCTTTTAAAAAACTCATTTTCTTAACTTTTCAGGTGTTTCCCTTACACAGGTTCCGCAATCTCCAGTAGGACCCATGAAACACATCAAATCTTCATAATAGTCAGTGCAGGTTGGGGATATAGTTAAACATGAACCACAGACATCCTCTTCAAGTTCGGTTCCTAAGCATCTCATCTGACATGCAGGACAGATATACATGCAGGCGCCACATCTTCTGCAAACTTCAGATTTCATGTCAAAAGGAGTTGTTATTCTACGATTATACCCTCTCTGAACAAAGCCGATTGCCTTTGCATCCATCTGTTCAGCGCATATTCTTACGCACAGTCCGCAGAGAGTACAATCATCATTGCGAATCTTAAATCTGACTTTTGTAACTCCAAATTTAGAGGCTAAATCCTGTATTGTTTTTGAAGTGGAACAGATTGAAAGTAACAATTCAATCATCATTTTTCGTGCTCTAATAACTCTTTTTGAATTAGTTCTTATGTTCAATCCATCTTCAGCTGGGTAAGTGCATGAGGAAACAAGTTTTGATTTATTGTTTTCTTGAATTTCAACAAGACATAGTCTACATCCACCATAAGGCGTGAGTCCTTCATAATAACATAAGGTAGGAATTTCAATTCCTAAGAAATTT includes:
- a CDS encoding 2Fe-2S iron-sulfur cluster-binding protein, with amino-acid sequence MPLIRIDGIDQEVDKGATILEAANFLGIEIPTLCYYEGLTPYGGCRLCLVEIQENNKSKLVSSCTYPAEDGLNIRTNSKRVIRARKMMIELLLSICSTSKTIQDLASKFGVTKVRFKIRNDDCTLCGLCVRICAEQMDAKAIGFVQRGYNRRITTPFDMKSEVCRRCGACMYICPACQMRCLGTELEEDVCGSCLTISPTCTDYYEDLMCFMGPTGDCGTCVRETPEKLRK